DNA from Paraburkholderia sp. ZP32-5:
CGAAGTATTGCGCCGCCGTTTGGCGGTGACTGGCTCGACACTGCGTCCGCGGCCGATCGAGTTCAAGGCGCAGATCGCCGCGCAACTGAAGGAGCATGTGTGGCCGCATATCGAGGCTGGCCGAATCAAACCGGTCGTGCATCGCGTGTTTCCGGCTGCGCAGGCCGCCGAGGCGCATGCATTGATGGAGAGCAGCACGCACGTGGGCAAGATCGTGCTGACGTGGGGTCAGGACGCTTGACGCCATCGGTTTGACCCGATCCGACCCACGAAGTAAAATTGCGCATTTTGCGCGCGCCGGATGACTCCGACGAGCGGGCTGCGAGCGTCAGCAAATCGTCAGTCGCGAATGGCGGCGATCCGCGAGCGAAGTCCGCCGGCAAGACAGGACAACACGAGACGATGTCGAAACAACAACGAGCCAAACTGGTAGTCGGTAACTGGAAGATGCACGGGCGGCTCGCCGCGAATGCCACGCTGCTACAGGCAGTGGCGCAAGGTGCGGGCGACTTGCCCGCCGACGTGCGCGTTGGCGTGTGCGTGCCAAGTCTCTATCTCGCGCAGACACAGTCGTTGCTGGAAGGTAGCCGGGTCGTGTGGGGCGTGCAGGATGTTTCCGCGTTCACGCATGGTGCCTATACGGGCGAAGTAGCGGCGCCGATGGTGACGGACTTTGGCGCGACGTTCGCGATCGTTGGGCACTCTGAGCGTCGCGCGTATCACCGTGAAAGTGCCGAGTTGGTCGCGGTGAAAACACAGCGTGCGCTGGACGCCGGTTTGACGCCGATTGTCTGTGTCGGCGAAACGCTTGAGGAGCGTGAAGCCGGGGCAACCGAGCAGGTGGTCGGCGCGCAACTGGACGAAGTGCTGGCGAAGCTGTCGGCGCAGGAGGCGAGCCGGCTCGTTGTTGCCTATGAGCCGGTGTGGGCTATTGGCACGGGCAAGAGCGCAACCACGCAGCAGGCGCAAGCGGTGCACGCGTTTCTGCGCGCGCGTCTTGCGGCAAAGGGCGAGGCGGTCGCCGACGTGCCGTTGCTGTACGGCGGTAGCGTAAAACCGGAAAACGCGGAAGAGCTATTCCGTCAATCCGATATCGACGGCGGCCTGATCGGCGGCGCGTCGTTGAAAGATCAAGATTTCCTGGCGATCTGCAAGGCTGCCGCCGCAACGAGCGCGGCTGGTTGAGCGGGTCGCCTCGACGAGGGTGACTCCATTTCGCGCAACACGCTGTGTGCGGCGCGGTTAAATAAAGACTCAGGTGAGTGTGATGCTGTATTTGAAAACATTGATTATCGTCGTTCAGTTGTTGTCGGCACTTGGGGTTATCGGTCTCGTTTTGCTGCAGCACGGTAAAGGCGCCGATATGGGCGCTGCATTTGGCAGCGGCGCGTCCGGCAGTCTGTTCGGCGCGACCGGTTCGGCCAACTTCCTGTCACGTACGACCGCAGTGCTCGCCGCACTGTTTTTCGCGACGACGCTTGCGCTTACTTACCTCGGTGCGTACCACGCCAAACCTTCTGCTGGCGTGCTGGGCGCGGCGACGACCGCACCGGTTACTGCACCAGCGGCGGCTTCCGCTCCGGCTGGCGGTTCGGCTCCTGTGGCGGCGGTACCGGCTTCGCCCGTGTCCGTTCCTGCTACGGGCGTGCCGAAATAAATTTTCGTTCGGCGTGGCTTTGTGCGTTGAACAAACTGTTTAAACAAGTTACAATTCAAGTCTTGAAGCGATTCGCGGGTTTTATAAGTTGTTTTCCCGGATTGCATAGAGTGCCGACGTGGTGAAATTGGTAGACACGCTATCTTGAGGGGGTAGTGGCGAAAGCTGTGCGAGTTCGAGTCTCGCCGTCGGCACCAAATGTTATCTAAATGCCAGCCGTTTGCTTCGCTTCGGCTGGCATTTTCGCTTCTTGCGCGCAGCTTGCGTTGGGCTTGCATCATGTGCGCTGACGAAGTGATTTCGCGTTGGGGGTGCTATGCTCCTGACGGCACTCAGAACCAACCGATTGAGGATTGTCTTGAACCTCGCAGCCTATTTCCCCGTTTTGTTGTTCCTTATTGTGGGCACCGGTTTAGGCGTAGCACTGGTCAGTATCGGCAAGATCCTCGGTCCCAACAAGCCCGATACCGAGAAAAACGCACCGTATGAGTGCGGCTTCGAAGCATTCGAAGATGCGCGCATGAAGTTCGACGTGCGCTACTACCTCGTCGCCATTCTCTTCATCATTTTCGACCTTGAAACGGCATTCCTGTTCCCGTGGGGCGTGGCCCTGCGTGACATCGGCTGGGCCGGCTTCATGGCAATGATGATTTTCCTGCTCGAATTCCTGCTTGGCTTCGCCTACATCTGGAAGAAGGGCGGCCTCGACTGGGAATGATGGATTAATCGCCGGTTTGCGCGGGTGGCCAGGCTTGCTGCCCCGTCTGGAGTGGAAAGCAAATGAGTATCGAAGGGGTCTTGAAGGAAGGGTTTGTCACCACTACGGCGGACAAGCTGATCAACTGGACGCGCACCGGCTCGTTGTGGCCGATGACGTTCGGTCTTGCGTGCTGTGCTGTCGAGATGATGCATGCGGGCGCGGCCCGTTATGACCTCGACCGTTTCGGCGTGGTGTTTCGTCCGAGTCCGCGTCAGTCGGACGTGATGATCGTCGCCGGCACGCTGTGCAACAAGATGGCGCCCGCTCTGCGCAAAGTGTACGACCAGATGGCCGAGCCGCGCTGGGTGATCTCGATGGGTTCGTGCGCGAACGGTGGCGGTTATTACCACTATTCCTATTCGGTGGTGCGTGGCTGCGACCGGATCGTTCCGGTCGACGTTTACGTGCCGGGTTGCCCGCCCACAGCAGAGGCGCTGGTGTATGGCGTGATCCAGCTGCAAGCCAAGATCCGCCGCACCAACACCATCGCCCGTCAATAAGGCCAACGCCTTCCCCCACAATATGGCAAGCAAACTCGAGACCCTGAAAGCGAACCTCGAGGCGGCCTTTGGCGGCCTCCTGTCGAGCGTGACCGAGTCGGTCGGTGAATTGACGATCGTCGTCAAGGTGGGCAACTACCTTAACGTGGCAAAGCGTCTGCGTGATGACCGCTCGCTCGGTTTCGAGCAGTGCGTCGATCTGTGTGGCGTCGACTATCAGACGTACGCCGATGGCGCCTATGACGGTCCGCGTTTCGCGGCTGTGCTGCATCTTCTGTCGGTACAGAACAACTGGCGTTTGCGTCTGCGCGTATTCGCGCCGGACGACGACATGCCGATTCTGCCGTCCGTCGTGGAAATCTGGAATTCGGTCAACTGGTACGAGCGCGAGGCGTTCGACCTGTATGGCATCGTTTTCGAAGGCCACCCGGACCTGCGCCGTATTCTGACCGACTATGGTTTCATCGGTCATCCGTTCCGTAAGGATTTCCCGATCTCCGGTTATGTCGAGATGCGTTACGACCCGGAAGAGAAGCGCGTCGTCTATCAGCCGGTGACGATCGAGCCGCGGGAAATCACGCCGCGTGTGATCCGCGAGGATCGCTATGGTGGTCTGAAACACTAAGAGAACGTCATGGCAGAGATCAAGAACTACACGCTCAACTTCGGCCCGCAGCACCCGGCAGCGCACGGTGTGCTGCGTCTCGTGCTCGAACTCGACGGCGAAGTGATCCAGCGCGCCGATCCGCACATCGGTCTGCTGCATCGCGCGACCGAAAAGCTCGCCGAGACCAAGACATTCATTCAATCCGTGCCGTATATGGACCGCCTCGACTACGTGTCGATGATGGTCAACGAGCACGGCTACGTGCTTGCGATTGAAAAGCTGCTCGGCATCGACGTGCCGGTGCGCGCGCAATACATTCGCGTGATGTTCGACGAAGTCACGCGGGTGCTGAACCACCTGATGTGGATCGGTGCGCACGCGCTCGACGTTGGCGCGATGGCGGTGTTTCTGTACGCGTTCCGCGAGCGCGAAGACCTGATGGATGTGTACGAAGCGGTGTCCGGCGCACGGATGCACGCGGCTTACTATCGTCCGGGTGGCGTCTATCGCGATCTGCCTGACGCAATGCCGCAATACAAAGCTTCGAAAATCCGCAATGCGAAGGCATTGTCGAAGATGAACGAGACGCGGCAAGGTTCGTTGCTCGACTTCATCGACGATTTCTTCACGCGTTTTCCGAAGTGTGTCGACGAATACGAAACGCTGCTTACCGACAACCGTATCTGGAAGCAGCGTCTGGTCGGCATCGGCGTGGTCAGTCCGGAACGTGCGTTGCAACTTGGCATGACCGGCGCAATGCTGCGTGGCTCCGGCATCGAGTGGGATCTGCGCAAGAAGCAGCCGTATGAAGTCTACGACAAGCTCGATTTCGATATTCCGGTCGGCGTGAATGGCGACTGCTACGACCGCTATCTGGTGCGTGTCGAAGAAATGCGTCAATCCACGCGGATTGTGAAGCAGTGTATTGAATGGCTGCGTAAAAATCCGGGCCCGGTGATGACGACCAACCACAAGGTTGCGCCGCCGTCGCGAGTCGGCATGAAGTCGAACATGGAAGATCTGATCCATCACTTCAAGCTGTTCACCGAAGGCTTCCACGTGCCCGAAGGCGAGGCATATGCCGCCGTCGAACATCCGAAGGGCGAGTTCGGTATCTACCTGATCTCGGACGGCGCCAACAAGCCGTATCGCCTGAAGATCCGCGCGCCGGGCTATGCGCACCTGTCCACGCTCGACGAAATGGCGCGCGGTCACATGATCGCCGACGCCGTGACGATCATCGGCACGCAGGACATCGTGTTCGGCGAAGTGGATCGCTAGGACGTATTCATCGACGCGCGTCGCCGGTTATCGCACCGGCTCGCGCGTCAAGCAAAGGAACGCCGGGTCTGTCGCAGTATCACGTCAGCGGCAGGTTTTCGTTCGGTAGGAATTGAAAGAGTCGTGTCTGAAAATGATCTCAGCTGAAGGCCTGAAAGAAATCGATCGTGCGATCGCGAAGTATCCCGCCGATCAGAAACAGTCCGCCGTGATGTCGGCGTTGGCCACTGCTCAGGAAGAGCATGGCTGGCTGTCGCCCGAACTCATGCAGTTCGTCGCGGATTATCTTGGCATGCCGGCAATCGCCGTGCAGGAGGTGGCAACCTTCTACACGATGTACGAGACCTCGCCGGTCGGCAAGTACAAGATCACGCTCTGCACGAACCTGCCGTGCCAGCTCGGCCCGGATGGCGGCTCCGACAGCGCCGCTGAATATCTGAAGCAGAAGCTCGGCATCGACTTCGGCGAAACCACGTCCGACGGCAAGTTCACCTTGAAAGAAGGCGAATGCATGGGTTCGTGCGGCGACGCGCCGGTGATGCTGGTGAACAACCATCGCATGTGCAGCTTCATGAGCCGCGAGAAGATCGACCAGCTGCTCGAGGAACTTTCGAAATGACGTCTTTACACGATCGTCACATCAAACCGCTGATTCTCGCTGGCCTGAACGGCGATAACTGGCATCTCGAAGATTATGTGGCGCGCGGCGGTTACGTCCAGCTGCGCCGCATCCTGGAAGAAAAAATCCCCCCTGAGCAGGTGATCGCCGACGTCAAGGCGTCGGGTCTGCGCGGCCGTGGCGGTGCGGGCTTCCCGACCGGTCTGAAGTGGAGCTTCATGCCGCGTCAGTTTCCGGGCCAGAAGTACCTCGTCTGCAATTCGGACGAAGGCGAGCCGGGCACGTTCAAGGATCGCGACATCCTGCGCTTCAATCCGCATTCGCTGATCGAGGGCATGGCGATCGGCGCGTACGCGATGGGTATTACCGTCGGCTACAACTATATCCACGGCGAGATCTGGGAAGTCTATAAGCGCTTCGAGGAAGCGCTGGAAGAAGCGCGTCGCGCGGGCTTCCTCGGCGACAACATCATGGGCACGGGCTTCTCGTTCCAGTTGCACGCGCACCACGGTTACGGCGCCTATATCTGCGGCGAAGAAACCGCGTTGCTCGAATCGCTCGAAGGCAAGAAGGGTCAGCCGCGCTTCAAGCCGCCGTTCCCCGCGAGCTTTGGCGTCTATGGCAAGCCGACCACGATCAACAACACCGAAACGTTCGCGGCTGTGCCGTTCCTGCTCGCAGTCGGTCCGCAGAATTACCTCGAAATCGGTAAGCCGAACAACGGCGGCACGAAGATTTTCTCGATCGCGGGTGACGTCGAACGTCCGGGCAACTACGAAATTCCGCTCGGTACGCCGTTCGCCACGTTGATGGAACTCGCAGGCGGCATGCGCGGCGGCAAGAAGATCAAGGCCGTGATTCCTGGCGGTTCGTCGGCGCCGGTGATTCCGGGCGACATCATGATGCAGACCGACATGGACTACGACTCGATCGCGAAAGCCGGTTCGATGCTCGGTTCGGGCGCGGTGATCGTGATGGACGAGACGCGCTGCATGGTGCGCTCGCTGCTGCGTCTGTCGTACTTCTATTACGAAGAGTCGTGCGGTCAGTGCACGCCTTGCCGTGAAGGCACGGGTTGGCTGTATCGCGTCGTACACCGTATCGAGCATGGCCTTGGCCGCCAGGAAGATCTGGATCTGCTGAACTCGGTCGCGGAAAACATCATGGGCCGCACGATCTGCGCGCTCGGCGATGCGGCGGCCATGCCGGTTCGCGGCATGCTCAAGCACTACTGGGACGAATTCGAGTATCACGTCGCTCACAAGCATTGCCTCGTCGGCGGTCATGCCGGCACGGCGGCGGCGTCTGAGACTGTGGCGGCCTGAAGCGGCCGCCCGAGTCAGGCTGACGATAACTACCAGACGAACACCTCAACCGCGGGATTCATTGCCTGAAGCGGTGATGAAGAGGCGAACGATTGAGCGGTAACAGGTTAAGGAAGATTGACCATCATGGTTGAACTGGAAATAGACGGCAAGAAAGTCGAGGTGCCTGAAGGCAGCATGGTGATCCAGGCTGCGCATAAGGTCGACACGTACATTCCGCACTTCTGCTATCACAAGAAGCTGTCGATTGCGGCCAATTGCCGGATGTGTCTGGTCGATGTCGAGAAGATGCCGAAGGCCGTGCCTGCGTGCGCGACGCCGGTATCCGCCGGCATGATCGTTCGCACCAAGTCGGACAAGGCAGTGAAGGGCCAGCAGTCGGTGATGGAATTTCTGCTGATCAACCATCCGCTCGATTGCCCGATCTGCGACCAGGGCGGTGAATGCCAGCTGCAGGATCTGGCGGTTGGTTACGGCAAGTCGTCGTCGCGCTACAGCGAAGAAAAGCGCGTGGTGTTCCACAAGAACGTCGGCCCGCTGATCTCGATGGAAGAGATGTCGCGTTGCATTCACTGCACGCGTTGCGTTCGTTTCGGCCAGGAAGTCGCCGGCGTGATGGAGCTCGGTATGCTGGGCCGCGGCGAGCATTCGGAAATCACGTCGTTCGTCGGCAAGACGGTCGACTCCGAACTGTCGGGCAACATGATCGACCTGTGCCCGGTCGGCGCGCTGACCAGCAAGCCGTTCCGCTACAGCGCCCGTACGTGGGAACTGTCGCGTCGCAAGTCGGTGAGCCCGCACGATTCCGTCGGTGCGAATCTCGTCGTGCAGGTCAAGAACAATCGCGTGATGCGCGTGCTGCCGTTCGAAAACGAATCGATCAACGAGTGCTGGATTTCGGACAAGGACCGCTTCTCGTACGAAGGCCTCAACAGCCCCGAGCGTCTGACCAAGCCGATGCTCAAGCAGGGCGGCCAGTGGGTCGAAACCGACTGGCAGACCGCGCTCGACTATGTGGTCAAGGGCCTGAACGGTATCAAGGGCGATCACGGCGCCAATGCGCTCGCAGCGCTTTCCAGCGCGCACAGCACGGTCGAGGAACTGTTCCTTCTCAAGCAGATCGCTCAGGCGGTCGGCACGCCGAACGTGGACTTCCGTCTGCGCCAGTCGGATTTCTCGGCGCCCGCGACCGGCGCGCCGTGGCTTGGCACCACGATCGCCGAGCTGTCGAACGCCGACGCGGCGCTCGTGATCGGCTCGGATCTGCGTCGCGATCATCCGCTGCTCGCCGCGCGTCTGCGCCAGGCTGCACGCGGCGGTTCGAAGCTCACGCTCATCCAGGCGACCAACGACGATGCGCTGATTCCGCAAGCTCAACGCGTGGTTGCGGCGCCGTCGGCGTGGCTCGAAGCGCTGGCGGGCATCGCCGGCGCGGTTGGCGAAGCGAAGGGTGTCGCCCTGCCGGAAGCATTCGCTGGCACGCAGTCGACAGATGCGCACAAGCAGGTCGCGAACTCGCTGGTCACTGGCGAGAGCCGACTCGTGCTGCTCGGTAACGAAGCGGTTCGTCATCCGGATTTCGCGGCAATCCACGCCGCGGCGCAATGGATCGCCGAGGCGTCCGGCGCAACGCTCGGTTTCCTGACCGAAGCGGCCAACACGGTTGGCGCCCACCTCGTGGACGCGCTGCCGGGCAACGGTGGTCTGAATGCGCGCGAAGTGTTCGATCAGCCGCGCAAGGGTTATTTGCTGCTGAACCTCGAACCCGAATTCGATACGGCCAATTCGGCACAAGCGCTTGCCGCGCTGAAGCAGGCTGAGATGGTCGTCGTGATGTCGCCGTTCCAGACGGGGGCCGAATACGCAGACGTGCTGCTGCCGATCGCGCCTTACACCGAAACCGGCGGCACGTTTGTTAATGCCGAAGGCACGGTGCAGTCCTTCAACGGCGTCGTGCGTCCGCTCGGCGACACGCGTCCGGCATGGAAGGTCCTGCGCGTGCTGGGTAGTCTGCTGGGCGCGCCGGGCTTCACATACGACACAGTTGAAGAAGTGCGCGCGGCTGCGTTGGGCGACGGTGACCTGAGCCCGCGCCTGTCGAATCGCACGGGCGTCGCAGTGACGCAAGGCAAGGCTGCGAAGGTGGCGGAAGGCAAGTTCGAGCGTCTCGCGAACGTGCCGATCTATCATGCGGACGCACTCGTGCGTCGCGCCGAGTCGCTGCATCTGACCACGGCGGCCCGTACCGCGAACTCGGTCGGTCTGCCGGCTGCGCTGTTCGACAAACTGGGTTTGAAAGAGGGCGACGCAGTACGCGTTCGTCAGGGCGAGCAAACGGTGCAGTTGCCGGCCGTGCGCGACGCGAATCTTGCGGAGACGGTCGTCCGCGTATCGGCGGCTACGCCTGCCGGTGCGGCGCTGGGCAGCCTGTTCGGTGAACTGGTGGTGGAGAAGGCGTAAATGAGCTTGTTCGATACGATCAACTCGGGCGGCGCCCAGCTTCTCGGTGTGGCATGGCCCACGGTGTGGGCGCTCGTGCGCATCCTGGTGGTGGCCGTCGCGATCCTGCTGTGCGTCGCTTACCTGATCCTTTGGGAGCGTAAGCTGATTGGCTGGATGCACGTGCGTCTCGGTCCGAACCGCGTGGGTCCCGCCGGTTTGCTGCAGCCTATCGCCGACGTGCTGAAGCTGCTGCTGAAAGAAGTGATCCAGCCGGCCCAGGCAAGCCGCTGGGTTTACCTCGTCGCACCGGTGATGGTGGTGGTGCCGGCGTTCGCGGTGTGGGCGGTGATTCCGTTCCAGGCGGGCGCGGTGCTTGGCGACATCAACGCGGGTCTGCTGTACGCGATGGCGATTTCGTCGATCGGCGTGTACGGCGTGATCCTGGCGGGCTGGGCGTCGAACTCCAAGTATGCGTTCCTCGGCGCGATGCGCGCCGCCGCGCAGATGGTGTCGTATGAAATCTCGATGGGCTTCGCGCTCGTCGTCGTGCTGATGACGGCCGGTACGCTGAACCTGTCGGGCATCGTCGGTTCGCAGGAACATGGCTTCTTCGCGTCGCACGGCCTGAACTTCCTGTCGTGGAACTGGCTGCCGCTTCTGCCGATGTTCGTCGTGTACTTCATCTCGGGCATCGCCGAAACGAACCGCCACCCGTTCGACGTGGTGGAAGGCGAGTCGGAAATCGTCGCGGGCCACATGATCGATTACTCGGGTATGGCGTTCGCGCTGTTCTTCCTCGCCGAGTACATCAACATGATCGTGATCTCGGCATTGGCTGCAACACTGTTCCTTGGTGGCTGGAGCGCACCGTTCGGGTTCCTCGAGTTTATCCCGGGCATCGTCTGGCTCGTCGCCAAGGTTTTCTTCCTGCTGTCGGTGTTCATCTGGGCGCGTGCCACGTTCCCGCGCTATCGCTATGACCAGATCATGCGTCTGGGCTGGAAGGTGTTCATTCCGGTCTGCGTGGTATGGCTCGTGGTGGTCGGCTTCTGGATCATGTCGCCGTTGAACATCTGGAAATAAAGGGCGGACGAACTCATGACCGCAATCCAAAACTTCTTCAAGACTTTCTTCCTGACCGAACTGCTCAAGGGCCTCGCGCTGACGGGACGCTATACGTTCCAGCGCAAGTTCACCGTGCAGTTCCCGGAAGAGAAGACCCCGATCTCGCCGCGTTTTCGCGGTCTGCACGCGCTGCGCCGCTATGAGAATGGCGAGGAACGCTGCATCGCATGCAAGCTGTGCGAAGCGGTGTGCCCGGCGCTCGCGATCACGATCGAATCGGAAACGCGCGCGGACAACACGCGCCGCACGACGCGCTACGACATCGACCTGACCAAGTGCATCTTCTGCGGTTTCTGCGAAGAAAGCTGCCCGGTCGACTCGATCGTCGAGACGCACATTCTCGAGTATCACGGCGAGAAGCGCGGCGACCTGTACTTCACGAAGGAAATGCTGCTGGCCGTTGGCGATCGCTACGAAGGGCAGATCGCCGCCAACAAGGCAGCCGACGCACCGTATCGTTGAAGCGCGCTTTTCGTTTTCGGTTGATGCAGTAATCGCGGCAGTAAAAGCAGTAACACGGCCTGTTGTCGGGCCGAGCGCCGCGGCTTCGATGCCGCGGCACGGCGCACCTGTGCGGCAGTTCCGGCGGTTTCGCCCGCTGTTGCCAAGCACGCGTGCCAAAGAACAATGCCTGACGATGGCCTAACGATGAACCGGTAATCATGGAATTCACGA
Protein-coding regions in this window:
- the nuoH gene encoding NADH-quinone oxidoreductase subunit NuoH; its protein translation is MSLFDTINSGGAQLLGVAWPTVWALVRILVVAVAILLCVAYLILWERKLIGWMHVRLGPNRVGPAGLLQPIADVLKLLLKEVIQPAQASRWVYLVAPVMVVVPAFAVWAVIPFQAGAVLGDINAGLLYAMAISSIGVYGVILAGWASNSKYAFLGAMRAAAQMVSYEISMGFALVVVLMTAGTLNLSGIVGSQEHGFFASHGLNFLSWNWLPLLPMFVVYFISGIAETNRHPFDVVEGESEIVAGHMIDYSGMAFALFFLAEYINMIVISALAATLFLGGWSAPFGFLEFIPGIVWLVAKVFFLLSVFIWARATFPRYRYDQIMRLGWKVFIPVCVVWLVVVGFWIMSPLNIWK
- the nuoE gene encoding NADH-quinone oxidoreductase subunit NuoE, which translates into the protein MISAEGLKEIDRAIAKYPADQKQSAVMSALATAQEEHGWLSPELMQFVADYLGMPAIAVQEVATFYTMYETSPVGKYKITLCTNLPCQLGPDGGSDSAAEYLKQKLGIDFGETTSDGKFTLKEGECMGSCGDAPVMLVNNHRMCSFMSREKIDQLLEELSK
- a CDS encoding NADH-quinone oxidoreductase subunit A, whose protein sequence is MNLAAYFPVLLFLIVGTGLGVALVSIGKILGPNKPDTEKNAPYECGFEAFEDARMKFDVRYYLVAILFIIFDLETAFLFPWGVALRDIGWAGFMAMMIFLLEFLLGFAYIWKKGGLDWE
- the tpiA gene encoding triose-phosphate isomerase, whose protein sequence is MSKQQRAKLVVGNWKMHGRLAANATLLQAVAQGAGDLPADVRVGVCVPSLYLAQTQSLLEGSRVVWGVQDVSAFTHGAYTGEVAAPMVTDFGATFAIVGHSERRAYHRESAELVAVKTQRALDAGLTPIVCVGETLEEREAGATEQVVGAQLDEVLAKLSAQEASRLVVAYEPVWAIGTGKSATTQQAQAVHAFLRARLAAKGEAVADVPLLYGGSVKPENAEELFRQSDIDGGLIGGASLKDQDFLAICKAAAATSAAG
- a CDS encoding NADH-quinone oxidoreductase subunit D, whose translation is MAEIKNYTLNFGPQHPAAHGVLRLVLELDGEVIQRADPHIGLLHRATEKLAETKTFIQSVPYMDRLDYVSMMVNEHGYVLAIEKLLGIDVPVRAQYIRVMFDEVTRVLNHLMWIGAHALDVGAMAVFLYAFREREDLMDVYEAVSGARMHAAYYRPGGVYRDLPDAMPQYKASKIRNAKALSKMNETRQGSLLDFIDDFFTRFPKCVDEYETLLTDNRIWKQRLVGIGVVSPERALQLGMTGAMLRGSGIEWDLRKKQPYEVYDKLDFDIPVGVNGDCYDRYLVRVEEMRQSTRIVKQCIEWLRKNPGPVMTTNHKVAPPSRVGMKSNMEDLIHHFKLFTEGFHVPEGEAYAAVEHPKGEFGIYLISDGANKPYRLKIRAPGYAHLSTLDEMARGHMIADAVTIIGTQDIVFGEVDR
- a CDS encoding NADH-quinone oxidoreductase subunit C; protein product: MASKLETLKANLEAAFGGLLSSVTESVGELTIVVKVGNYLNVAKRLRDDRSLGFEQCVDLCGVDYQTYADGAYDGPRFAAVLHLLSVQNNWRLRLRVFAPDDDMPILPSVVEIWNSVNWYEREAFDLYGIVFEGHPDLRRILTDYGFIGHPFRKDFPISGYVEMRYDPEEKRVVYQPVTIEPREITPRVIREDRYGGLKH
- the nuoF gene encoding NADH-quinone oxidoreductase subunit NuoF, whose product is MTSLHDRHIKPLILAGLNGDNWHLEDYVARGGYVQLRRILEEKIPPEQVIADVKASGLRGRGGAGFPTGLKWSFMPRQFPGQKYLVCNSDEGEPGTFKDRDILRFNPHSLIEGMAIGAYAMGITVGYNYIHGEIWEVYKRFEEALEEARRAGFLGDNIMGTGFSFQLHAHHGYGAYICGEETALLESLEGKKGQPRFKPPFPASFGVYGKPTTINNTETFAAVPFLLAVGPQNYLEIGKPNNGGTKIFSIAGDVERPGNYEIPLGTPFATLMELAGGMRGGKKIKAVIPGGSSAPVIPGDIMMQTDMDYDSIAKAGSMLGSGAVIVMDETRCMVRSLLRLSYFYYEESCGQCTPCREGTGWLYRVVHRIEHGLGRQEDLDLLNSVAENIMGRTICALGDAAAMPVRGMLKHYWDEFEYHVAHKHCLVGGHAGTAAASETVAA
- the nuoI gene encoding NADH-quinone oxidoreductase subunit NuoI; the encoded protein is MTAIQNFFKTFFLTELLKGLALTGRYTFQRKFTVQFPEEKTPISPRFRGLHALRRYENGEERCIACKLCEAVCPALAITIESETRADNTRRTTRYDIDLTKCIFCGFCEESCPVDSIVETHILEYHGEKRGDLYFTKEMLLAVGDRYEGQIAANKAADAPYR
- the secG gene encoding preprotein translocase subunit SecG, encoding MLYLKTLIIVVQLLSALGVIGLVLLQHGKGADMGAAFGSGASGSLFGATGSANFLSRTTAVLAALFFATTLALTYLGAYHAKPSAGVLGAATTAPVTAPAAASAPAGGSAPVAAVPASPVSVPATGVPK
- a CDS encoding NuoB/complex I 20 kDa subunit family protein, which gives rise to MSIEGVLKEGFVTTTADKLINWTRTGSLWPMTFGLACCAVEMMHAGAARYDLDRFGVVFRPSPRQSDVMIVAGTLCNKMAPALRKVYDQMAEPRWVISMGSCANGGGYYHYSYSVVRGCDRIVPVDVYVPGCPPTAEALVYGVIQLQAKIRRTNTIARQ
- the nuoG gene encoding NADH-quinone oxidoreductase subunit NuoG; its protein translation is MVELEIDGKKVEVPEGSMVIQAAHKVDTYIPHFCYHKKLSIAANCRMCLVDVEKMPKAVPACATPVSAGMIVRTKSDKAVKGQQSVMEFLLINHPLDCPICDQGGECQLQDLAVGYGKSSSRYSEEKRVVFHKNVGPLISMEEMSRCIHCTRCVRFGQEVAGVMELGMLGRGEHSEITSFVGKTVDSELSGNMIDLCPVGALTSKPFRYSARTWELSRRKSVSPHDSVGANLVVQVKNNRVMRVLPFENESINECWISDKDRFSYEGLNSPERLTKPMLKQGGQWVETDWQTALDYVVKGLNGIKGDHGANALAALSSAHSTVEELFLLKQIAQAVGTPNVDFRLRQSDFSAPATGAPWLGTTIAELSNADAALVIGSDLRRDHPLLAARLRQAARGGSKLTLIQATNDDALIPQAQRVVAAPSAWLEALAGIAGAVGEAKGVALPEAFAGTQSTDAHKQVANSLVTGESRLVLLGNEAVRHPDFAAIHAAAQWIAEASGATLGFLTEAANTVGAHLVDALPGNGGLNAREVFDQPRKGYLLLNLEPEFDTANSAQALAALKQAEMVVVMSPFQTGAEYADVLLPIAPYTETGGTFVNAEGTVQSFNGVVRPLGDTRPAWKVLRVLGSLLGAPGFTYDTVEEVRAAALGDGDLSPRLSNRTGVAVTQGKAAKVAEGKFERLANVPIYHADALVRRAESLHLTTAARTANSVGLPAALFDKLGLKEGDAVRVRQGEQTVQLPAVRDANLAETVVRVSAATPAGAALGSLFGELVVEKA